From Micromonospora echinospora, one genomic window encodes:
- a CDS encoding aconitate hydratase: protein MKEYDVASLDTFGAKTQLRVGDASYEIFKISKVEGHERLPYSLKILLENLLRTEDGANITADHIRQLGAWDAAADPSVEIQFTPARVLMQDFTGVPCVVDLATMREAVRDLGGDPTKVNPLAPAELVIDHSVIADLFGREDAFTRNVELEYERNKERYQFLRWGQTAFNEFKVVPPGTGIVHQVNIEYLARTVMERGGQAYPDTVVGTDSHTTMVNGLGVLGWGVGGIEAEAAMLGQPVSMLIPRVVGFKLSGEMPAGTTATDLVLTITEMLRKHGVVGKFVEFYGPGVSAVPLANRATIGNMSPEYGSTVAIFPIDAETVRYLELTGRDPQQVALVEAYAKEQGLWHDPAAEPEYSERLELDLGTIEPSLAGPKRPQDRVPLGNAKTLFRSALTDYVAADETGGDDRKPGVPQQEKPYGVQGRADEASAESFPASDSPAVDGANDPADAPRELVNGAVGSGGRASNPVRVTGADGTEFELDHGAVVIAAITSCTNTSNPQVMIGAALLARNAVEKGLARKPWVKTTLAPGSKVVMDYYERAGLTPYLEKLGFHLVGYGCTTCIGNSGPLPEEISAAVNEADLAVVSVLSGNRNFEGRINPDVKMNYLASPPLVVAYALAGTMDIDLANEPIGEDSQGNPVYLREIWPNTAEIQDVIASAIGATGFSAAYEDVFAGDERWQSLPTPTGDTFAWAGESTYVRKPPYFEGMEKDPKPVVDIDGARVLAKLGDSVTTDHISPAGSIKADSPAGTYLAEHGVPRHEFNSYGSRRGNHEVMIRGTFANIRLRNQLVPGVEGGVTVNHLTGEQTSIYDASVAYQEAGVPLVVLAGKEYGSGSSRDWAAKGTMLLGVRAVIAESYERIHRSNLIGMGVLPLQFPAGETADSLGLTGTETFSIAGVTALNDGETPRTVKVTTDTGVEFDAVVRIDTPGEADYYRHGGILQYVLRRMIAN from the coding sequence CGGCCCGGGTGCTGATGCAGGACTTCACCGGCGTACCCTGCGTGGTCGACCTGGCCACCATGCGCGAGGCCGTCCGCGACCTGGGCGGCGACCCGACCAAGGTGAACCCGCTCGCCCCGGCCGAGCTGGTCATCGACCACTCGGTCATCGCCGACCTGTTCGGCCGCGAGGACGCCTTCACCCGCAACGTCGAGCTGGAGTACGAGCGCAACAAGGAGCGCTACCAGTTCCTGCGCTGGGGCCAGACCGCCTTCAACGAGTTCAAGGTCGTCCCGCCGGGCACCGGCATCGTGCACCAGGTCAACATCGAGTACCTGGCCCGTACGGTGATGGAGCGGGGCGGTCAGGCGTACCCGGACACGGTCGTCGGCACCGACTCGCACACCACGATGGTCAACGGCCTGGGCGTGCTGGGCTGGGGCGTCGGCGGCATCGAGGCCGAGGCCGCCATGCTCGGCCAGCCGGTCAGCATGCTCATCCCCCGCGTGGTCGGTTTCAAGCTCTCCGGTGAGATGCCGGCCGGCACCACCGCCACCGACCTGGTGCTGACCATCACCGAGATGCTGCGCAAGCACGGCGTGGTCGGCAAGTTCGTCGAGTTCTACGGTCCCGGTGTGAGCGCGGTGCCGCTGGCCAACCGGGCCACCATCGGCAACATGTCCCCGGAGTACGGCTCCACCGTGGCGATCTTCCCGATCGACGCGGAGACCGTCCGCTACCTGGAGCTGACCGGCCGTGACCCGCAGCAGGTCGCGCTGGTCGAGGCGTACGCCAAGGAGCAGGGCCTCTGGCACGACCCGGCGGCCGAGCCGGAGTACTCCGAGCGCCTGGAACTGGACCTGGGCACCATCGAGCCGTCCCTGGCCGGGCCGAAGCGCCCGCAGGACCGGGTGCCACTGGGCAACGCCAAGACGCTGTTCCGCTCGGCGCTGACCGACTACGTGGCCGCCGACGAGACCGGCGGCGACGACCGGAAGCCCGGCGTCCCGCAGCAGGAGAAGCCGTACGGCGTGCAGGGCCGCGCCGACGAGGCGAGCGCCGAGTCCTTCCCGGCCAGCGACTCGCCGGCTGTCGACGGGGCGAACGACCCGGCCGACGCCCCGCGTGAGCTGGTCAACGGCGCGGTCGGCTCGGGCGGCCGGGCCAGCAACCCCGTCCGGGTGACCGGGGCCGACGGCACCGAGTTCGAGCTGGACCACGGCGCGGTGGTGATCGCCGCGATCACCTCCTGCACCAACACCTCCAACCCGCAGGTCATGATCGGTGCCGCGCTGCTGGCCCGCAACGCGGTGGAGAAGGGGCTCGCCCGCAAGCCGTGGGTGAAGACCACCCTGGCCCCCGGCTCCAAGGTCGTCATGGACTACTACGAGCGGGCCGGCCTCACGCCCTACCTGGAGAAGCTCGGCTTCCACCTGGTCGGCTACGGCTGCACCACCTGCATCGGCAACTCCGGCCCGCTGCCGGAGGAGATCTCCGCCGCCGTCAACGAGGCCGACCTCGCGGTCGTCTCGGTGCTCTCCGGCAACCGGAACTTCGAGGGCCGGATCAACCCGGACGTCAAGATGAACTACCTGGCGTCCCCGCCGCTGGTGGTGGCCTACGCCCTCGCCGGCACCATGGACATCGACCTGGCCAACGAGCCGATCGGCGAGGACAGCCAGGGCAACCCGGTCTACCTGCGGGAGATCTGGCCGAACACCGCCGAGATCCAGGACGTCATCGCCTCGGCGATCGGCGCGACCGGGTTCAGCGCGGCGTACGAGGACGTCTTCGCCGGTGACGAGCGCTGGCAGTCGCTGCCCACCCCGACCGGTGACACCTTCGCCTGGGCGGGCGAGTCGACCTACGTCCGTAAGCCCCCGTACTTCGAGGGCATGGAGAAGGACCCGAAGCCGGTCGTCGACATCGACGGGGCGCGGGTGCTGGCCAAGCTGGGCGACTCGGTCACCACCGACCACATCTCCCCGGCCGGCTCGATCAAGGCCGACTCCCCCGCCGGCACGTACCTCGCCGAGCACGGCGTGCCGCGCCACGAGTTCAACTCGTACGGCTCGCGCCGGGGCAACCACGAGGTGATGATCCGGGGCACCTTCGCCAACATCCGGCTGCGCAACCAGCTCGTTCCGGGTGTCGAGGGCGGCGTCACGGTCAACCACCTGACCGGCGAGCAGACCTCGATCTACGACGCCTCGGTGGCGTACCAGGAGGCGGGCGTCCCGCTGGTCGTGCTGGCCGGCAAGGAGTACGGTTCCGGGTCGTCGCGGGACTGGGCGGCCAAGGGCACCATGCTGCTCGGCGTCCGGGCGGTCATCGCCGAGTCGTACGAGCGGATCCACCGCTCGAACCTGATCGGCATGGGCGTGCTGCCGTTGCAGTTCCCGGCCGGCGAGACCGCCGACAGCCTGGGCCTCACCGGCACCGAGACCTTCTCGATCGCCGGGGTCACCGCGCTGAACGACGGCGAGACCCCGCGCACCGTGAAGGTCACCACCGACACCGGCGTGGAGTTCGACGCGGTGGTCCGGATCGACACCCCGGGTGAGGCGGACTACTACCGCCACGGCGGCATCCTCCAGTACGTGCTCCGGCGGATGATCGCCAACTAG